The following proteins come from a genomic window of Manduca sexta isolate Smith_Timp_Sample1 chromosome 6, JHU_Msex_v1.0, whole genome shotgun sequence:
- the LOC115453958 gene encoding uncharacterized protein LOC115453958, giving the protein MRFLIIATILATAQALPSLIFTQPLTPVGIQYASDTPAVHPHPAVERNAASEALLPRHLLKSRDFYDNPAIAAGLAKESWFTNKEMQVVEREAEKIPRQNIYHLVKSAGFLERH; this is encoded by the coding sequence ATGCGCTTTCTCATCATCGCTACAATCCTGGCTACGGCTCAAGCCCTGCCGAGCCTGATCTTTACGCAGCCTCTCACTCCAGTGGGCATACAATATGCCTCAGATACTCCAGCCGTCCACCCGCATCCAGCAGTAGAGCGCAACGCAGCAAGCGAGGCTTTACTCCCGCGCCATCTGTTGAAGTCTAGAGACTTCTACGACAATCCAGCCATCGCTGCTGGTCTGGCCAAGGAATCCTGGTTTACCAACAAGGAGATGCAGGTGGTAGAAAGAGAGGCAGAGAAGATTCCCAGGCAGAATATCTACCACCTTGTCAAGAGTGCTGGGTTCTTGGAGCGTCATTAA